A window from Centropristis striata isolate RG_2023a ecotype Rhode Island chromosome 2, C.striata_1.0, whole genome shotgun sequence encodes these proteins:
- the LOC131983624 gene encoding coiled-coil domain-containing protein 106-like, whose translation METRGKKRGAWGGRTKDKPHQCSSTTVTVQDAQSEDEACMQPKTKKAKAHCSPKESLTIQDAQSGDEAGMQPKTKKTKVRCSPNKSWSPTGASFIAKLKEENKLAKIKIQHLEEQMKHLEQANIDLKKDKDFLLSRFSEKPGHFHKAAKQEIILTSSTSPEPSSSSSSDGPSSEEEENKKKKRKKTKKPVKTLEPHSRSRMTTVDGVIRRYKDALKRFKKTGSMRRSFEHLGVDRNTIARTAPIAELYICFSDVFKSLSRDEHEKISTFTERCRAAITAEMAHTVTQKKKAGELLPITYKLT comes from the exons ATGGAAACTCGTGGCAAGAAGAGAGGTGCATGGGGGGGCAGGACCAAAGACAAACCTCACCAGTGTTCCTCTACGACCG TGACAGTTCAGGATGCTCAATCTGAAGATGAAGCTTGCATGCAACCTAAGACCAAAAAGGCCAAAGCCCATTGCTCCCCGAAGGAATCAT TGACAATTCAGGATGCTCAATCTGGAGATGAAGCTGGCATGCAACCtaagaccaaaaagaccaaagttCGTTGTTCCCCGAATAAATCAT GGTCACCAACGGGAGCATCATTTATTGCAAAATTAAAAGAGGAGAACAAATTAGCTAAGATAAAAATACAGCACCTGGAGGAACAGATGAAGCACCTGGAACAGGCCAACATCGACCTCAAAAAGGACAAAGATTTTCTACTCAGTAGATTTAGCGAGAAGCCAG GTCATTTTCACAAGGCCGCAAAGCAAGAAATCATCTTGACCTCATCTACCTCCCCTGAaccatcctcatcctcatcctccgATGGGCCATcctcagaggaagaggagaacaagaagaagaagaggaagaagaccaAGAAGCCAGTGAAAACCTTAGAGCCGCACAGTCGCTCAAGGA TGACTACCGTTGATGGTGTCATCCGGCGATACAAGGATGCactaaaaaggtttaaaaaaactgGATCCATGAGAAGATCGTTCGAGCACTTGGGGGTTGACCGCAACACGATTGCAAGGACGGCTCCCATCGCCGAGCTCTACATCTGTTTCTCCGATGTATTTAAGAGTTTGTCAAGAGATGAGCATGAAAAAATCTCCACGTTCACAGAGAGGTGCAGGGCAGCTATAACTGCCGAAATggcacacacagtaacacagaaaaaaaaggcaggAGAACTGCTACCAATTACATATAAGCTGACctag